A single window of Crassostrea angulata isolate pt1a10 chromosome 8, ASM2561291v2, whole genome shotgun sequence DNA harbors:
- the LOC128158535 gene encoding uncharacterized protein LOC128158535, protein MLRILSWYRCNTIVDFREVPNCNCFINLNFYSFEISTKMLTHSCWVKYFVLIPVILVIAYSKIEGTTAYVIQGASQTSTNGSNVASLGCDGDMDTFSLTDSGGIQSWSMTLKTKTRIIWIFLSIGAGTYNINVSQNGTVPTKCHTISQQRKINEIITCPYSVNILNDGITISNAENKPLKIYEVFIMGSSKIDQNMILDFSDTMDTASKVLDNNLETYYNSEERSNASWFVRLDGVYLIKWFLISIRGGTYELHITVGDTVVNLSTLCKVFSYPGIRHYQTSVECKNEIRGDTIVVKKMDEGSLRLFELIPIICSSNHFGPNCAKCREKCQTCDSITGKCSQCQNSFFGENCQKNCPTNCLDLICDQRIGTCNSCTNGFGGRHCEHQIAAYITPRNVETTLTSFSPPYNRSTKKKDVSRTTKYIDNTAQVLLFCMIAILVILVAVSIYLFVLSWIKKHSKKEEVEDNDIAIQFQRRISTHESNLEEIVEDDHDVDEEVMTVEYNNLTSQRVLINQFIEDLPNKKSSGALETEFNDLPNGFLESYSNALKRSNRNKNRYKGIYPYDHNCVKLRTNDIECDKYTNASYIHGLDKEQTYIAAQGPFNPKTLEDFWSIVWQNDSSKIVMLTNPYEGEKMKCLKYWPDTELEVGPFILTLDTEDVHDQYTLRYFVVQYQKQEKRVTQFHFTSWPDNSVPQDVRQLIFFRNLVRNEITSSDGPMVVHCSAGIGKTGTFIALDYLLEEGAAEHTIDVKGYIIALRRQRGKLIQTFEQYRFLHDALVEGFKDIIPIFKGLL, encoded by the exons ATGTTACGTATTTTATCATGGTATCGATGTAACACTATTGTGGATTTTAGGGAAGTGCCTAattgtaattgttttattaatttgaatttttattcctttgaaATCTCAACAAAAATGCTGACACACAGCTGTTGGGTGAAATATTTCGTTTTAATACCAGTGATATTAGTGATAGCTTATTCGAAAATAGAAG GCACAACAGCCTATGTTATTCAGGGAGCCAGCCAGACCTCCACCAATGGCTCTAACGTTGCCTCCCTCGGTTGTGATGGCGACATGGACACATTCTCTCTCACCGACTCTGGGGGAATCCAGTCATGGAGCATGACTTTAAAAACGAAAACAAGAATCATATGGATCTTTCTCAGTATTGGAGCTG GTACCTACAATATCAATGTTTCACAGAATGGAACTGTACCTACCAAGTGTCATACAATCTCACAACAaaggaaaataaatgaaattataacaTGCCCTTACTCAGTAAACATCTTGAATGACGGAATCACAATCAGCAATGCAGAAAATaaacctttgaaaatttatgaaGTTTTTATCATGG GGAGTTCCAAAATTGACCAGAACATGATTTTGGATTTCTCTGACACTATGGATACGGCATCGAAAGTTCTAGACAACAACTTAGAGACTTATTACAATTCAGAAGAAAGAAGTAATGCGTCGTGGTTTGTGAGACTTGATGGAGTATATCTGATTAAATGGTTTCTTATTTCTATAAGGGGAG GGACATATGAATTGCACATCACCGTCGGAGATACTGTGGTGAATCTGTCGACACTGTGTAAAGTATTTAGTTATCCAGGAATCAGACATTATCAAACATCGGTGGaatgtaaaaatgaaatcagAGGAGATACAATTGTTGTAAAGAAAATGGACGAGGGTTCATTGCGACTTTTTGAATTAATCCCAATAA TTTGTTCTTCAAATCACTTTGGACCAAATTGTGCCAAATGTCGAGAGAAATGTCAAACCTGTGACTCTATCACAGGCAAATGTTCCCAATGTCAGAACTCATTTTTTGGAGAGAATTGTCAGAAGAATTGTCCAACAAACTGTCTAGATTTGATATGTGATCAAAGAATAGGAACATGCAACAGCTGTACGAATGGTTTCGGAGGAAGACATTGTGAACATCAAATTGCAGCATATATCACACCTAGAA ATGTAGAAACTACTCTGACATCATTCAGTCCACCTTACAACAGatcaacaaaaaagaaagacg TTTCCAGGAccacaaaatatattgataacaCTGCTCAGGTCCTGTTATTCTGTATGATCGCCATCCTTGTAATACTGGTTGCTGTATCGATATACCTATTTGTTTTGAG TTGgataaaaaaacattcaaaaaaggAAGAAGTTGAGGACAATGATATAGCAATACAATTCCAGAGAAGGATCTCCACACACGAGTCTAACCTGGAGGAGATTGTGGAGGACGACCATGACGTGGATGAAGAAGTTATGACTGTAGAATACAATAACCTGACGTCACAGAGGGTATTGATAAACCAGTTCATTGAGGACTTGCCAAACAAAAAAAGTAGTGGTGCCTTGGAGACTGAATTTAAT GATCTTCCAAACGGATTTCTGGAATCGTATTCAAACGCACTGAAAAGATCCaacaggaacaaaaacagataCAAAGGAATCTATCCGt ATGATCATAATTGTGTCAAACTCAGAACGAATGACATTGAGTGTGATAAATACACAAACGCATCCTACATACAT GGTTTAGACAAAGAACAAACATATATTGCAGCACAAG GTCCTTTTAATCCAAAAACGCTAGAGGACTTTTGGAGTATTGTTTGGCAGAATGATTCCAGCAAAATAGTTATGCTTACAAATCCCTACGAGGGAGAAAAG ATGAAGTGTCTGAAGTACTGGCCGGACACCGAGCTAGAAGTTGGTCCTTTTATCCTTACATTGGACACAGAAGATGTCCATGACCAATATACACTGCGATATTTTGTTGTCCAATATCAG AAGCAAGAAAAAAGGGTAACGCAATTCCATTTTACTTCTTGGCCTGACAACTCCGTTCCTCAAGATGTGAGGCAactaattttcttcagaaatttgGTCAGAAATGAAATTACATCTTCAGATGGACCTATGGTTGTGCACTGCAG TGCCGGAATAGGAAAAACTGGTACGTTTATTGCCCTTGATTATCTTCTTGAAGAGGGCGCTGCTGAACATACAATTGACGTCAAAGGATATATTATTGCTCTCAGACGTCAAAGAGGGAAATTAATCCAGACATTT GAGCAATACAGATTTCTCCATGACGCTCTAGTGGAGGgatttaaagatattattccgATTTTTAAAGGactgctgtaa
- the LOC128158537 gene encoding uncharacterized protein LOC128158537 gives MSYACAKSFWLYFMVLTIFKLETTAFVKKRAYQTSTNGSYEAFLGCDGDMDTFSLTAEVNSDWLMKLDKSIRIIWIYVSIRAGTYRISVKDTESEYVSCANISKPKDNAQIMKKIITCSDSEFKYGHKILITSLEDNPMQIYEVEIIGVSQINQAIIWNVSDSVDTKSKALDNNLDTFYSSEERTKASWILKLDATYLMKWFLISIRGGEFEVHITTGDVELNLTTLCKRFSLPGIIQHYTALECDKGMCGDTIVLKKMDEDSLRLFEFIPIICPSNHFGPNCAKCPQNCRSCDSITGVCIQCQESYYGKFCHLNCPVNCLNLICDQQTGSCNGCKERFEGKSCELEMVSLSISTGNTRVLFDETFDKSTLIDKEATEDGNNVDQIVLWCMLVILSILAAVVISLFVHSKKKGNPIVKNIEDNDTNIELHREISTHESDLVEIVEDNPDDVEEEVITVEYNNLTSKRVSINKFLEDLPSRINNGALEGEFNDLPSGLLESYSNALKSFNRNKNKYKGIYPYDHNCVKLTRDDNDTEGYVNASYIHGYGKEKAYIAAQGPFNPRTLEDFWGVFWQNDCRRIVMLTNLYEGDKMKCLKYWPDKELNIGPYTIELDGMDVFDSYAVRYLTVKYQEEVKKVTQFHFTAWPDNSVPENVTSLISFRNLVRSGLTSSDGPIIVHCSAGIGRTGTFIAIDYLLEEATVEQTVDVKGYVISLRHQSGKSIQTYEQYVFLHDAVVEGFTNTIGQQSCLDAL, from the exons ATGTCATACGCTTGTGCGAAAAGTTTCTGGTTATACTTTATGGTACTAACTATTTTTAAACTAG AAACAACAGCCTTTGTCAAAAAGAGGGCATACCAGACCTCTACAAATGGTTCGTATGAGGCGTTTCTTGGTTGTGATGGTGACATGGACACATTCTCTCTGACAGCTGAAGTAAACAGTGACTGGTTAATGAAATTAGATAAATCAATCAGAATTATTTGGATATATGTCAGCATTAGAGCAg GTACCTATAGAATTTCAGTTAAAGATACAGAAAGTGAATATGTTAGTTGTGCAAACATCTCTAAACCTAAAGATAATGCACAGATTATGAAGAAAATAATAACATGCAGCGACTCGGAGTTCAAATATGgacataaaattttaatcacGTCCTTGGAGGATAACCCGATGCAGATATATGAAGTTGAAATCATAG GAGTTTCCCAAATAAACCAGGCAATTATTTGGAATGTCTCTGACTCGGTGGATACAAAATCAAAAGCTTTGGATAACAACTTAGATACATTCTACAGTTCAGAAGAAAGAACTAAAGCTTCGTGGATTCTAAAACTTGATGCAACATATCTGATGAAATGGTTTCTTATTTCTATAAGGGGAG GGGAATTTGAAGTACACATTACAACTGGAGACGTAGAGTTAAATTTGACGACATTGTGTAAGCGTTTCAGTTTGCCTGGAATTATACAACATTACACAGCATTAGAATGTGACAAGGGAATGTGTGGGGAtacaatagttttaaaaaagatggaTGAAGACTCTTTGCGATTATTTGAATTTATTCCAATAA TATGTCCTTCAAATCACTTCGGACCAAACTGTGCAAAATGTCCACAGAACTGTCGGTCTTGTGATTCTATCACTGGGGTGTGTATCCAATGCCAAGAGTCGTACTATGGAAAGTTTTGCCATCTTAACTGTCCAGTTAACTGTCTCAATTTGATATGCGACCAACAGACAGGATCTTGTAATGGCTGCAAAGAAAGATTTGAAGGAAAAAGTTGTGAACTTGAAATGGTTTCATTGAGTATATCTACAg GAAATACTCGAGTTTTATTTGATGAAACCTTTGACAAATCAACTTTAATAGACAAAGAAG CAACTGAAGATGGCAACAACGTTGACCAGATCGTTCTATGGTGTATGTTGGTAATCCTCTCGATACTTGCTGCTGTTGTGATTAGTCTTTTTGTTCATAG CAAGAAAAAAGGAAATCCAATAGTAAAAAACATTGAGGACAATGACACTAATATAGAACTCCACAGAGAAATCTCCACACACGAGTCTGATCTTGTGGAGATTGTGGAGGACAATCCTGATGACGTGGAGGAGGAAGTCATCACCGTGGAATACAATAACTTGACGTCAAAGAGGGTGTCTATAAATAAGTTCTTAGAGGATTTGCCGAGCAGAATAAATAACGGTGCCTTGGAGGGAGAGTTCAAT GATCTTCCAAGCGGACTACTGGAATCATATTCGAACGCGTTGAAGAGTTTcaacagaaacaaaaacaaatataaaggaATCTACCCGT ATGATCACAATTGTGTTAAGCTGACAAGAGATGACAATGATACTGAGGGATATGTCAATGCATCCTACATACAC GGCTATGGAAAAGAAAAGGCATATATTGCAGCACAAG GTCCTTTTAATCCAAGAACGTTAGAAGATTTTTGGGGAGTTTTTTGGCAAAACGACTGCAGAAGAATCGTTATGCTTACAAATTTGTATGAAGGAGATAAG ATGAAATGTTTGAAGTACTGGCCAGATAAAGAGCTAAATATTGGTCCATATACCATTGAATTGGACGGTATGGATGTGTTTGACTCGTACGCAGTGCGGTATTTGACGGTAAAGTACCAG GAAGAAGTGAAGAAAGTGACACAATTCCACTTTACGGCCTGGCCTGACAACTCCGTACCAGAAAATGTGACTTCGTTGATCAGCTTCCGGAATCTCGTAAGGAGTGGCCTAACGTCTTCAGATGGACCAATAATTGTTCACTGCAG CGCTGGAATTGGTAGAACCGGTACATTTATCGCCATCGATTATCTTCTGGAAGAGGCCACTGTTGAGCAAACTGTTGACGTCAAGGGATACGTCATTTCACTTCGACATCAAAGTGGGAAATCCATTCAGACATAC GAACAGTACGTCTTTCTTCACGACGCTGTTGTTGAGGGCTTCACTAACACCATTGGTCAACAAAGCTGTCTAGATGCGCTATGA